In the genome of Vicia villosa cultivar HV-30 ecotype Madison, WI linkage group LG7, Vvil1.0, whole genome shotgun sequence, one region contains:
- the LOC131619052 gene encoding uncharacterized protein LOC131619052: protein MDTPIDTVKEAKRHTHTYSFFREPLTALEGLSSLMTAFCLKSFTDNYGNILTLLETVVDTPALQTLMQFYDPEMRCFTFQDYQLASTLEEYSIILNLKVKSEVPFIDIPKDLNFKLIAAALYLSIKEVSDNWKSNGGVSGFSLKFVVRKAKEEFEKKNWNAYNALLAVAIYGIVMFPNVPNFVDSAAVHIFMGKNPIPTLLADTYYAVHSRYEKGGGAITCCLQLLFIWFLSLLPSKGPFVKTRETLKWTRRIMSLTSYDIQWQKYRINVSEVIVGCGSDPEKLKEIIVAWKKIRKHNGAHLGKKESLALTPYVEWIVKRVGSLLLPYDRVAPLQKQPPLILSEFVPTELYKDALVTNYRLHEREQETNLKFFEERDAKMRLMHQLKQFEGASSSQASTRRHPYELLEEDLYQKQQECLQLRRSESSLKRQKRDSDKQLAEEKAKTARLEEELRRLRAQRRRDGGVHSVTRRS from the exons ATGGACACTCCCATTGATACTGTCAAGGAGGCAAAGAGACATACGCACACCTACAGCTTTTTTCGAGAGCCGTTGACCGCCTTAGAGGGTTTGAGTTCGTTAATGACCGCTTTCTGCTTGAAGAGTTTCACGGACAATTATGGGAATATCTTGACTTTGTTGGAAACCGTGGTTGATACTCCTGCTTTGCAAACTTTGATGCAATTCTATGATCCTGAAATGAGGTGTTTCACGTTCCAGGATTACCAGTTGGCTTCGACATTGGAAGAGTACTCTATTATTCTTAATCTCAAGGTAAAAAGCGAAGTGCCATTCATCGACATTCCTAAAGATTTGAATTTCAAGTTGATTGctgctgctctttatttgagcataaaagAAGTATCTGATAATTGGAAGTCGAATGGAGGTGTCTCGGGGTTCTCTTTGAAGTTTGTGGTGAGAAAAGCTAAAGAGGAATTTGAGAAAAAGAATTGGAACGCGTACAATGCATTGCTTGCTGTGGCTATTTACGGGATTGTGATGTTCCCGAATGTTCCCAATTTTGTAGACTCGGCCGCGGTACACATCTTCATGGGAAAGAATCCTATTCCTACTTTGTTGGCTGATACTTACTATGCCGTTCATTCCCGATATGAGAAAGGTGGTGGTGCTATCACTTgttgccttcaattgttgttcatcTGGTTCCTCTCTTTGCTGCCCAGCAAAGGACCTTTTGTGAAGACAAGGGAGACACTTAAGTGGACCCGCAGGATTATGTCACTTACTTCTTATGATATTCAGTGGCAAAAGTATCGAATTAATGTTTCTGAAGTGATTGTTGGGTGTG GGTCGGATCCAGAAAAGTTGAAGGAGATAATTGTGGCTTGGAAGAAGATTCGTAAGCATAATGGAGCCCATTTAGGGAAGAAGGAATCACTTGCTTTGACaccgtatgttgaatggattgtaaaacgggtcggaAGCTTGTTGCTGCCATATGATAGAGTTGCACCacttcaaaagcaacctcctttgaTTCTATCCGAATTTGTGCCAACAGAACTTTACAAGGATGCTTTGGTTACCAACTACAGGTTGCATGAAAGAGAGCAAGAGAccaatttgaagttctttgaaGAGAGAGATGCAAAGATGAGGTTGATGCACCAGCTCAAGCAATTCGAAGGCGCAAGTTCAAGTCAAGCTAGTACCCGGAGGCATCCCTATGAGTTGCTAGAGGAAGATTTGTATCAGAAGCAGCAAGAGTGTCTACAGTTACGGAGATCAGAGAGTAGTCTTAAGAGGCAGAAGCGGGATTCAGATAAACAGCTAGCAGAAGAGAAGGCTAAGACCGCTCGACTTGAAGAAGAACTAAGAAGACTCCGAGCCCAGCGGAGAAGAGATGGAGGAGTTCATTCTGTTACCAGGCGATCCTAG